The genomic DNA CACCGGCGGCTTCGAGCACACGTTGTTGACGGGTATCGAGTATGAAGACTACGACTACCAGTCCATCATCCAGCGATCCTCTGGCGCCGGCGGTGCCTACCCGATCGATATTTTCGATCCGGTGCATGGCCAGCCACGCCCGGCGTTGACGCGCACACCCACAAATGACCAGGAAAATCTCAAGACGTTTGGCGTGTTTGTCCAGGATCAGGTGGCGCTGACTGAGCGCCTGAAGGTGTTGGCAGGGGCGCGTTTCGAGCATTTCGAGCATGAGTACGAATCCTTCGTCCCTCAGGCTCGGCCCGGTAGCCGTAACTGGGACAAGACTGAAAATGCCGTCACCCCACGCCTGGGGGTGATCTACGATCTGACCGATACCGTTGCGCTCTACGCCAACACCGCGCGCTCGTTCAAACCCAACACCGGAGCCAGTCGCCAGGGTCAGGGTGAGGGGTTTAAGCCGGAAGAGGGCAAGTCCTACGAAATGGGCGTCAAGTGGGAAGCGCTGGATCGGCAGTTGAGCGTCGACGCGGCGATCTACCAGATTGAAAAGCGCAACGTACTCACGCCCGATCCGCTGGATTCCACCTTCAACGTGGCTGCCGGGGAAGTGCGCAGCCGTGGTTTCGACTTGAATGTGGCGGGCAATTTAACGCCAGAATGGCGTGTGATCGGTGGCTACGCGTATGTAGATGCCGAAGTGACCAAGGACATCAATATCCCGTCCGGCACCCGCTTGCTTAACGTGCCCAAGAACTCCTTCAGCCTGTTGAACGTCTACGAGTTCCAGGACGGTGGCCTCAAGGGTCTCGGCCTGGGCCTGGGCGCCAAGTATGTCGATGAGCGGGCCGGCAATACGGCGGCCACCACCTTTACCATGGACAGCTACACCGTTGTGGACCTGCTCGGCTACTACAAGGTCAACGAGCGGATCCGCCTCAACCTGGACCTGAAGAATCTGTTCGACGCCGATTATGAGGAAGGCGCATTTGGTGGCGTCTACGCCTACCCAGGCGCACCACGAACCGTGCAGGCCGGCATCTCCTACACGCTCTGAATCCCGTGCGTCATGAAAACCCCGGAGGTCCTGCCTCCGGGGTTTTTCTTTTTACCACTTGCCTGTGCTCATCCCGCCGTCCACCGGCAGTATCGCGCCGGTCGTGAAGTCAGCGCTCGCCAGGTACAACACGGCCTCGGCAATTTCCTCGACAGTGCCCACGCGGCCGGCCGGGGCCAGGTTGTCGAGGAAGTCGCGGTGCGCCGGGTCGTGCATCGGCGTGTCGATGATGCCGGGGGCGACCGCGTTGACCTTGATGTTGTGGGGCGACAGTTCCAGGGCCAGGGCGCGGGTCATCTGGTTGACGCCGCCCTTGATCAACACTGGCAGCGCCGCCGGCACCTGGATGTTCGGCTGCAGGGCCACGGCGGCTGAGATGTTGATGATGAAGCCTTGCTGGCGCCCGATCATGTGCGCGGCAGCGGCCTGGCTGGCGTAGACCAGACCCTTGAGGTTGGTGTCCAGCAGCGCGTCCAGATCCTGGGGGCTGTATTCGACGAAGGGTTTTGGCAGGAAGAAACCGGCATTGTTCACCAGCCCGTCAACTGCGCCAAACGCCTCGACGGCTTGGGCGATGAGGGCGGTTGAAGTGGCCGGGTCAGCAATGTCGCCGGCCACGCCAATGAAACCGGCCGGGTGGCCGAGCTGGGCGGCGGCAGCCTCCAGGCCGGACGGGGAGCGGGCATTGCCCACCACGTTATACCCCCGGGCCAGGAACGCCTTGACCAGACCGAGGCCGATACCGCTGGAAGCGCCGGTGATGATGACGGTTTTGTTGAGGCTCATGATTGACTCCTGATCACATTGAGTTGAACCGGTGCGCCTGTGTTGGCGGTGGTTGAGTTCAGGGTATTGATGCCTCAGGGTTTGATAAATAAGGCTTCTGGTACTTGAGTTGATACGCCATGTAATTAATGGCAAGGGCAACACATAACCCCTGTGGGAGCGAGCTTGCTCGCGATAGCGCCAGATCAGTCGGCATTGATGTGACTGACTCACCGCAATCGCGAGCAAGCTCGCTCCCACAATGTTCCCGGGTTGGCAGGCAGAAAAAAGCCCGGTCAATCGGACCGGGCTCGCAAGAGTGGAGCGTTATTCCTTGGGAAGACTTCGATACTGCGTCGTCGTCATCCCCGCGTATCCCCAGTTATCGGTGTCGACTTCCTCGATCACGATATGGGTCAAATGCGGATCCTTGCCCAGCACGCGCTGGAGGGTTTCGGTGATTTCGGAAATCACCTGGGCTTTCTGTTCACGGGTGACGCCGTCTCGGGTAATTCGCACATTGACGAAAGGCATGTTGCACTCCAGCTGGTGGGAAATGGACGCAGGACAATGCCCGCGTGTTGGAAGGCCACTGTATTTATATGCCGCAGACTGATAAACAGGCTTTTCGAAACTTCAGTTGATACGCGGTGTAATGAATCATGAAGCGTCATTTCGAAGACCTGCAGCTAGGCAGCATAGAACTGTTCTGCCTGGCGGCGGAGGCGGGCAGTTTCACGGCCGCGGCGCAGCTGGCGGGGGTGACCCCGGCGGCGGTGAGCCGCTCGATCTTTCGCCTGGAAGAACGCCTGGGCTCACGGCTTTTCGTGCGCACCACCCGCAGTATCCGCCTGACCGAAGCCGGCAGGACCTATTTCGAGCAATGCCGGCAAGCGCTGACGCAACTGGTCGAGGCGCAACAGGAAATGATGGGCGCGCAATCGGTGCCGTCCGGGCAACTGCGCATCAGCCTGCCCACCACTTACGGCCATCACCGCATCCTGCCCTTGCTGCCGGCCTTTCGGGCGCTGTACCCGCAAGTCAGCGTGGACCTGCACCTGAGCAATCGAAACATCGATTTTGTTGCCGAAGGTTATGACCTCGCCATCCGGGTGCGGGCCCAACCCGACTCGTCGATGATCGCCCGGCTGCTGGAAGACGCGAAACTGGTGGTGGTCGCCTCCCCGGAATATCTGCGTAGGGCCGGCACGCCCCAGGCTCTTGCAGACCTGGACGATCACGAGTGCATCCAGTTCGAATTGCCCAGTAGCGGGCGACGGATTTCCTGGTTGTTCAATGTCGAAGGCAAGGAAAAGGAGGTATTCGGCGAAGGGGGGTACTGTTGTTCGGACGATGTGCTTGGTGGCGTGACGCTGGCCAAACATGGCGCCGGTTTGTTCCAGACCTACAAGTTCATCGTGGAGCAGGAGCTGGCCAACGGGCAATTGGTGGAGGTGCTTGCGCCTTTCGCGGGTCGCTCACGTCCGTTTACCTTGCTGTATCCCCACGGCCGGTACGTGCCGCAGCGGGTGCGCGCTTTTGTGGATTTTCTGTTGCAGTACCGCCAGCAATGGGCCGGAGCCTGAAGCAAGGCGTCAGGGCTGAAAAGACATCCTTGTGGCGAGGGAGCTTGCTCCCGCTCGGTTGCGAAGCAACCGCAAAAAAGGGGCCGCTACGCCGCCCAGCGGGAGCAAGCTCCCTCGCCACAATGGATTACCACACGCTCAAATAATGCGCTTGCCGCAGAGGTTTCCGGCCCAGCCCCTTATCAGAACCGAAACGCCTGACGCCCGATCAGCAGCCACTTGCCATCCTTCTGCTTTTGCCAGATCTGGAAGTTCTCGATCTCCGTCGGCACCACCTCTGTGCCCTTGAGCGCCTGCGCCGAGAAATGATTGCGCACCAGCGCCACATCACCCGACAAGGTGATTTTCTGGTTCTTCATTTCCAGGGTCTTGAACGCACTCTTGCCCGTTTCAATGTCGGCGATGAAGGCTTTCTTGTCCTGGATGTTGCCGCTGGAGTGCCCGTAGGTCAGGTTCTCGGCGGCCAGCGCCTGGAGTTGGGGGATGTCTTTGTGCAGCATGGCTTGGGTCAAATGATCGACCGCCTGGGCCACTTCCTGCTCGGGCGATGTAGCGGCTGCCGCTGCATAGCCGCTGAACAGGCACAAGAAACCGATGACCAATGTCGCTTTTTTCATGGGGATTTCCTTGTTGTTGTAGGTATCAGGAACGCGAGCGAAGCGTGCTCGTCGGTCATCGTACAACTTGTGAGGGAGGACTGGAATAGGGCACAGGCAAACCCATCAGACACAGAGCTCAAGGGCGCTGGCCATGTGGCGAGGGAGCTTGCTCCCGCTGGATGTGTAGGAGCCGTGTAGGAGCTGTCGAGTGCAACGAGGCTGCGATCTTTCCCCAAACACTTGAATCTCAAGCGAAAGATCAAAAGATCAAAAGATCGCAGGCTTCGCCAGCTCCTACAGAGCCCAGCGGGAGCAAGCTCCCTCGCCACGGAAGTGCAGCTGGCGGTCGGAATCCGATTCACAACCCTTCCCGCACCGCCCCCCGAATCCCTTCCAGCAACATGGTGAACGCTGGGTTGTCGTTGTCCTCGCGCCACACCAGGTGCAACTCGCTCTGCACCCCTTCGCCCAGGTCGATCTCGCGAAATACCACCTGCTTGAACACCACGCTGGTGGCGCAACGCGGTACCAGGGCCAGACCCATGCCGGCGTTGACCAGCGCCAGGATCGTCAGCGACGACCCCAGCCATTGCACGAATTGCGGCGCGACCTGGGCCGAGCGCAGCATGCCGGTGAGCAGTTCGTTGAAGGGTGGGTAGGCGGCGTGGGAGTACATCAGGAACGGCTGTCCATCCAGGTCCTGGACGCTGACGGTTTCGGCGCTGGCCAGCGGATGCCCGGCGGGCACCGCCAGCACGAAGGGCTCGCGCACCAGGCATTCGGTGGCGTAGCCGGTTTCCAGCAGCGGTGAGCGGACGATGCCCAGGTCGATGCGCCGGGCGCGCAGGGCTTCGTGCTGTTGGTAGGTGTTCATCTCCGCCAGGACGATTTTGACCTGGGGTTGTTTCAGCCGGGCCTCGGCAATCACCTTGGGCAAGAACTCGTACACCGCGCTGCCGACGAAGCTGATGGTCACCGAACCGATGTCGCCCTGGGCGAAACGCCGGGCCGCCACGGCGGCTTGTTGCGCCTGTTCCAACAGGTTCTGTGCCTCGATGAAAAACGCCCGGCCGGCGGCGGTGAGCGCCACGCTGCGGGTGCTGCGGGTGAACAGCTCGACGCCCAGGTGATGTTCCAGCAATTGGATCTGCCGGCTCAGCGGCGGTTGGGTCATATTCAGGCGTTCGGCGGCACGACGGAAGTTGAGTTCGGTCGCCACGGTGGTGAAGCAGCGCAACTGGGCCAGTTCAAACATTGATTCAATCCGAGTATCAATCAAGTGCCAAGTTAGATTAGACGGGAACAATCCACCGCGTCCATCATCCTCCCGTTCCTCACAAAAACAATGATCGGGAGGCCCCCCTTGAATAACGTAACGGACTCCACCCATGACAGCACCCTGGCGCTCGCGGCGGCCAAGGTCAAACGTCATGTCCTGCCGTTGGTGGTGGTGATGTTCATCGTCAACTACATCGACCGGGTTAATATCGGCTTCGTGCGCAGTCACCTGGAAACCGACCTGGGCATCGGCGCCGCGGCCTACGGGCTCGGCGCCGGGCTGTTCTTCATCGGCTACGCGCTGTTCGAAGTCCCGTCCAACATGCTATTGCAACGCTACGGCGCGCGGGCCTGGCTGACGCGCATCATGTTCACCTGGGGCGCGGCGGCCATGGCCATGGCCTTTGTGCGAGGCGAGACCAGTTTTTATGTGCTGCGCTTCATCCTCGGCGCGGCGGAGGCGGGATTCTTTCCCGGCATCATCTACTACTTCACCCAATGGCTGCCTGCCAATGAGCGCGGCAAGGCGATGGCGATCTTCCTGAGTGGGTCGGCCATTGCCTCGGTGATTTCCGGCCCGGTGTCCGGCGCCTTGCTGCACATCAGTGGGATGGGCTTGCATGGCTGGCAGTGGATGTTCCTGATCGAAGGTTTCGCCTCCATCGTGCTGTGCGGGTTTGTCTGGTTCTGGCTGCAATCGCACCCGAGCCAGGCCAAATGGCTGACGGCTGAAGAGAAAACCGTATTGATCGCCGCCATCGCCGAAGAGCAACGGGCCCGGGAAGCCGCGCAAGTGGTCAAGCCGTCGATGTTCAAGTTGCTGGCCGACCGACAGATCGCGCTGTTCTGTTTCATCTACTTTTCCATCGCCCTGACCATCTACGGCGCCACGTTCTGGCTACCGAGCATGATCAAGAAGATGGGCAACCTGGGGGACTTCCAGGTCGGTTTGCTCAATTCCATTCCGTGGATCATTTCCATCATCGCGATGTACGGTTTTGCCGCCCTGGCCGGCAAATGGAAATTTCAGCAGGCCTGGGTCGCGGTGACGCTGGTGATCGCTGCGTTCGGCATGTTCATGTCCACCACCGGCGGGCCGATCTTTGCCTTCGTGGCGATCTGTTTCGCGGCCATCGGCTTCAAGGCGGCCTCGGCGCTGTTCTGGCCGATTCCCCAAGGCTACCTGGATGCGCGCATCGCGGCGGCGGTGATCGCCCTGATCAATTCCATCGGTAACCTCGGCGGCTTCGTGGCGCCCACGGCCTTCGGTTTCCTGGAACAGACCACTGGGTCCATCGAGGGTGGGCTGTATGGGCTGGCAATCACCTCCCTGGTTGCCGCCGTGGTGATTTTCTTTGCCCGCACCAAGCCGGGCCGCGATACGCCGAATTCACTGTCCGGCCGACCTGAAACCGTTGCCGGTCAACCGGAAAAACCTCAAGCCTTGAACCCTGGCCCATCGGGAGCCGTTGTATGAAGATCAAACGCGTCACCGTCACTCCCATCGCTTTTCGCGATCCACCCTTGCTCAACGCCAGCGGCATCCATGAGCCGTTCGCGTTGCGTTCGATCATCGAGATCGAGAGCGACAACGGTTACATCGGTCTGGGGGAGAGCTACGGCGATGCCCCGGCCCTGGCGATCCAGCAGCAACTGCAGAGCCAGTTGATCGGCCTGGACCCGTTCAACCTCAATCAGTTGCGGGCCATCGTCCAGGCGACCGTCGCCGCGCAGAAACCGGCCAGCGTTGCCGGTGCCGAACTGGCGCCGGGGTCCCACGCGAGCAAAGCGGTGAGCAATGCCTATTCGGCGTTCGAAGTGGCCTTCCTGGATTTGCAGGCCCATTACCTGAACGTGCCGCTGGTGGACCTGCTGGGCGGCGCGATTCGCGACGAGATCCCGTTCAGTGCCTACTTGTTTTTCAAGTACGCCGAGCACATCGATTCGCCGTACCCGCCAGACAGTTGGGGCGAAGCGCTCAACGAACAGCAGATCGTCGCCCAGGCCCGGCGGATGATCCAGGACTATGGCTTCAAGAGCATCAAGCTCAAGGCCGGCGCCCTTGATCCGGAGCATGAAGTCGCCTGCATCAAGGCGCTGAAACAGGCCTTCCCTGGCTACCCGTTGCGTATCGACCCCAATGGCAACTGGTCCCTGGAAACCTCGATTCGCATGGCCGAGCTGCTGGGGGAGGACCTGCAGTATTACGAAGATCCGACGCCAGGGCTGGAAGGCATGGCCGAGCTGCACAAGCGCACGGGGCTGCCGCTGGCGACCAATATGGTGGTCACCGATTTTGATGAGTTCCGCCGCAGCGTGGCGCTGAACAGCGTGCAGATTGTGTTGGCCGACCACCATTACTGGGGCGGCCTGCGGGACACCCAGGTCCTGGCGAAAATGTGCAACACCTTTGGCCTGGGCGTGTCGATGCATTCGAACTCGCACCTGGGTATCAGCCTCATGGCCATGGCCCACGTGGCGGCCGCGGTGCCGAACCTGGACTACGCCTGCGACACCCATTACCCCTGGCAGGAGCCGGATGAAGAAGTGATCAAGGGCGGCAAGCTGCCGATTGTCGATGGCTGCGTGAAGATCACCCGGGCGCCGGGCCTTGGCTTGGAATTGGACCGGGATCAACTGGGTAAGCTGCATGATCAGTTCCTCAGCTGCGGCATCCGCCAGCGTGACGATGTGCGGCAGATGCAGCGCTACCGGCCGGATTGGAAGACCGTCAAGCCGAGGTTCTGATACACCGCAGAGGGGCCTGTGGGAGCAAGGCTTGCCCGCGATGAACGATAACGCGGTCCGGCTGTTCGACTGCGGCGCGGCTATCGCGGGCAAGCCTTGCTCCCACAGGTATCTCCACAGGTCTTGCTCTCACAGAAAAATCCCTCCCACATCCCTAGGCCCCCCTGCGGCCCACACCCAAAGTACCGCACCCGCCAGCCTCGACGTCTTACACCCAAACTGCCGCGCCCGCCTGCATCGCAGTCTTACGTCCAAACTGCCGCGCCGGGCCCGAGCTTCCAAAGCATCCGCCAATTGCCTCCAAGGCAGCGTATGACGCGCCCTGGCGCCTTTCGATAATCGCCTCCGACATCCCGTCCCCTGTTGCGGAGCGCGCCATGCACAACAATAAAAATACCTGCCTGCGTTTTTTACCTGCGGTCATCGCCGGTCTTTCCAGCCTGGGCCTGACGCCTTGGGCCAACGCTGAAATCATGCTGTACGACAAGGACCAGACCACCTTTTCCACCGACGGCTACATCAACGCCTTTTACGTCAACAGCGACGTGGACCGCGCCGGTGAGCAGTACGACCGTCGGCAGGCGCGGGTCAAGATGGGCTTTTTGCCCAACTACCTGGGTTTCAACATGGGCAAGCAGGTCGATGACCTCAAGCTCGGCGCCCGGGCCTCGTTCTGGGTGACCATCAACGACAGCGAAACCAACGGCACCGACACCGCCATCGACGTGCGCCAGTTCTACGGCACCGTGGCCAACCCGGAGTGGGGCGAGGTATTGGTCGGCAAGGACTTCGGCCTGTTTGCCCGCTCCAACATCCTGCTGGACGAACTGCTCGCCGGTTACGGCCAGGTCAGTGACACCCTGGGGCTGGTGGACGGCGGTGGCGTCTCGTTCGGCAACATCGGCAGCGGTTATCCGTACCCGTTCCCGACCTCGCAGATCACCTACCGCACGCCAGTGATGGACGGGCTACGGGTGGCGGTGGGGATCATGGACCCGGTGGACACCAACGACAACAGCGCCACCGGCAAGGCCTACCAGGAAAACCCGCGCACCGAGAGCGAGATCACCTACCAGTTCGACCTGGGCGGGGCGAAGATCTACAGCTGGCTCAACGGCAGCTACCAGACCTCGGACAACACCGACTCCACCGTCGAATCGGTGACTTCCAAGGGCCTGGGCTATGGCGTGCAGGCGAAGATGGGTGGGTTGTCCCTCACCGGCTCGGGGTTCCAGGCCAAGGGCATCAACCCGTTCTTCACCAACAACGCCGGTGAAGCCACCCTGCGTAATGTCGACAGCAAGGGCTACCTGTTGCAGGGCTCGTACAAACTGGGCAAGAACCGCCTGGCGCTGTCCTACGGCAAGACCGATGACGACGGCAACGGCGTGGTGGGCAGTGGTGCCGATTACGAAACCCGGGGCATCGCGCTGTTCCACGACATCAACGACAACCTCAAGCTCGTGGCCGAGTACAACCAGTTCGAAATCAACGGCCACGACACCAGTGCCCAGAATGAAGACACCGATACCTTTGCGGTGGGGGCGGTGCTTACCTGGTAAAGGGGACGACGCTGTCTGTGGGAGCAAGGCTTGCCCGCGATAGTCGCGCCGCGGTCGAGCAGCTGAACCGCGTTATCGTTCATCGCGGGCAAGCCTTGCTCCCACAGGCCTTTGCTATTGGGGGCTGCGCATCAGCCCCCTTTTTTTCAGTGGGACGTCCCCTCGGCAAACTCGATCTTGTTGCCGACGTTGTACTTGCCCGAAGGCTTGTTCATGGGCAGGCGCTTGATTTCCTTGAGGGTGTCGCTGTCGTAGACGATCAGCGCGCCTTCGGTGTCCCAGATACTCAGCAACAAGTAACGCCCGTCGCGGGTGAACTCGACGTGGGCGGCGGTCTTGCCGGGCATGGGCCGCAGGGTGTGGGCGATTTCCAGGGTCTGTTTGTCGATCAGGTGAATGGCATCGTTGTCGGGGCCGAAGAATACATCGGTCCAGGCGTAGCGGGAGTTGGCATGGCTGCGCAGGAAGAAACCCGGCCCCAGGGTGGGGATCTGCTGGATGACTTTCCACGTGTCGAAGTCGATCACCGAGATCAGCCCCTTGCTGATGTTGGGCGTGGCGAACACCCAGTGCCCATCGCGTTTCCAATAGGTCCCCGAGCCCAGGTGCGGCATGCCCGGCAGCGCGATATCAGTGACGATCCGTCCTGTGTCGAGGTCGATCACCTGGCCGCCCTGGGCCTTGCGCGAGGTGGCGAGCAATTGCCGGTAATCGGGCGAGAAGGAAAAATCATCGAGGTAATCCTCGGCCTCGATCCGCCGGGGCACGAAGTCCGGGTTCGGCCCGGTGGACAGCTCCCAGACCTCTTTCACGTCTTTCAAGGCCACGATGAAGCTGTCCCGCGGCGGCGCGGTATAAACCGCACTGACCCGCGAGGCCTGGCCGTTCAGCCCAACCGTTGCAACCGTCTTGACCAGCGACAGGTCACGGGCATCCAGCACCACCACGTTGCCCGGCAGGGTGTTGCCCACTAGCACCCAGCGCCCGTCCTTGCTCACCGCCAGGTTGCGGGTATTGAGCCCGGCCCGCACCTCGGCGATGAGCGTGAGGTTGTGCAGGTCATACAGGCTGATCCAGCCGTCCCGGGAGGCGAAATAGACGAAGCGTCCGTCCGGCGAAAACTTCGGTCCGCCATGCAGCGCGAAGTGTGAGGCGAAGCGCGCCAGGACCTCGAAGCGATCGCCGTCGACGATATCGACGTGATGGTCGCCAGCCTCCACCACCACGAACAGGTTCAGCGGATCGGCGTGGTGTTGGGGTTTATCGGGCAGGGCGACGACATCCGCCAGCAGGCGATGGCTGCGGCGTGTGTCGTCCTCGCTCCAGGTTGGTTCGACGGCGGGCGGACGCTGGAGATAGTGGGTCAGGCCATCGATCTGGGCAGGCGTCAGCACCGTGCCAAACGCCGCCATCTGGCTGGCCGGGCGGCCATTGGCGATTACTTGGCGGATCTCGTCGGGCTTGATCCGGCTCAGGCTCTGGGGCAACAGCGCCGGGCCGGCAGCGCCGATGCGATTGACTCCGTGGCACTGCTGGCAGTGTCGCTGGTAGTCCTGCTCAGCCAATGCCAGGTCCGGCTCAGGCACCGTGGCACCCTGGACGGCGCCGATCCACAGCAACGGAGCCAGCCAGCCGATCCTCATGATGCCACCCTCGCGATACCCGGCTGAACCAGCGTGACCGGGTGCAGGCGTGCCGGATGCTCCAGCAACTGATGGGCAAACAAACCGACTACCTTGCCGATCACCGTCAAGGTCGGTAGGCCTTCGGCGCAGGCCCGCGACATGTCCGGCAGTTGCTGGAGGGTCCCGCGCAGGACCTGCTGGTCGGGGCGCGTGCCGTTGCTGATCAACGCCGCCGGCGTGTCAGCCGCCAGGCCCGCAGCCATCAGCCGAGTGGCGATGGTGCCGAGGTTTGACAAGCCCATGTAGAACACCAGGGTCTGGCTGTCATCCGCCAGGCTTTGCCAGGGCAGGTCCAAGTCGCCTTCGCGTTGCAGATGACCGGTGATGAAGCGACAGGAGTTGACCAGGTCGCGATGGGTCAGAGGAATGCCGGCATAGGTGCTGCAACCGGCCGCGGCGGTGATGCCGGGCACGACTTGGCAATTGATACCCCGGGCCAGGAGATACTCCAGCTCCTCGGCACCGCGACCGAAGATGAACGGATCACCGCCCTTGAGCCGCACTACCCGTTGTCCCTGATCGGCCAGGTCGGCCAGCAGTTCGTTGATTTGTGGCTGGGGCAGGCTGTGGCAACCGGCGGCCTTGCCGACGTAGTGCCGGGCGCAGGGCAGGGGGATCAGATTGAGCAATTGCGGGCTGATCAAGCGGTCGTAGACCACCGCGTCGGCCTGCGTCAACAGGCTCCAGGCGCGCAAGGTCAACAGGCCCGGGTCACCGGGACCGGCGCCGACCAGGGCGACTTCACCCGGTCTGAAGG from Pseudomonas beijingensis includes the following:
- a CDS encoding SDR family NAD(P)-dependent oxidoreductase encodes the protein MSLNKTVIITGASSGIGLGLVKAFLARGYNVVGNARSPSGLEAAAAQLGHPAGFIGVAGDIADPATSTALIAQAVEAFGAVDGLVNNAGFFLPKPFVEYSPQDLDALLDTNLKGLVYASQAAAAHMIGRQQGFIINISAAVALQPNIQVPAALPVLIKGGVNQMTRALALELSPHNIKVNAVAPGIIDTPMHDPAHRDFLDNLAPAGRVGTVEEIAEAVLYLASADFTTGAILPVDGGMSTGKW
- a CDS encoding MFS transporter; its protein translation is MIGRPPLNNVTDSTHDSTLALAAAKVKRHVLPLVVVMFIVNYIDRVNIGFVRSHLETDLGIGAAAYGLGAGLFFIGYALFEVPSNMLLQRYGARAWLTRIMFTWGAAAMAMAFVRGETSFYVLRFILGAAEAGFFPGIIYYFTQWLPANERGKAMAIFLSGSAIASVISGPVSGALLHISGMGLHGWQWMFLIEGFASIVLCGFVWFWLQSHPSQAKWLTAEEKTVLIAAIAEEQRAREAAQVVKPSMFKLLADRQIALFCFIYFSIALTIYGATFWLPSMIKKMGNLGDFQVGLLNSIPWIISIIAMYGFAALAGKWKFQQAWVAVTLVIAAFGMFMSTTGGPIFAFVAICFAAIGFKAASALFWPIPQGYLDARIAAAVIALINSIGNLGGFVAPTAFGFLEQTTGSIEGGLYGLAITSLVAAVVIFFARTKPGRDTPNSLSGRPETVAGQPEKPQALNPGPSGAVV
- a CDS encoding porin, with protein sequence MHNNKNTCLRFLPAVIAGLSSLGLTPWANAEIMLYDKDQTTFSTDGYINAFYVNSDVDRAGEQYDRRQARVKMGFLPNYLGFNMGKQVDDLKLGARASFWVTINDSETNGTDTAIDVRQFYGTVANPEWGEVLVGKDFGLFARSNILLDELLAGYGQVSDTLGLVDGGGVSFGNIGSGYPYPFPTSQITYRTPVMDGLRVAVGIMDPVDTNDNSATGKAYQENPRTESEITYQFDLGGAKIYSWLNGSYQTSDNTDSTVESVTSKGLGYGVQAKMGGLSLTGSGFQAKGINPFFTNNAGEATLRNVDSKGYLLQGSYKLGKNRLALSYGKTDDDGNGVVGSGADYETRGIALFHDINDNLKLVAEYNQFEINGHDTSAQNEDTDTFAVGAVLTW
- the cobA gene encoding uroporphyrinogen-III C-methyltransferase, yielding MPASIVLPAALQSPFRPGEVALVGAGPGDPGLLTLRAWSLLTQADAVVYDRLISPQLLNLIPLPCARHYVGKAAGCHSLPQPQINELLADLADQGQRVVRLKGGDPFIFGRGAEELEYLLARGINCQVVPGITAAAGCSTYAGIPLTHRDLVNSCRFITGHLQREGDLDLPWQSLADDSQTLVFYMGLSNLGTIATRLMAAGLAADTPAALISNGTRPDQQVLRGTLQQLPDMSRACAEGLPTLTVIGKVVGLFAHQLLEHPARLHPVTLVQPGIARVAS
- a CDS encoding glucarate dehydratase family protein — translated: MKIKRVTVTPIAFRDPPLLNASGIHEPFALRSIIEIESDNGYIGLGESYGDAPALAIQQQLQSQLIGLDPFNLNQLRAIVQATVAAQKPASVAGAELAPGSHASKAVSNAYSAFEVAFLDLQAHYLNVPLVDLLGGAIRDEIPFSAYLFFKYAEHIDSPYPPDSWGEALNEQQIVAQARRMIQDYGFKSIKLKAGALDPEHEVACIKALKQAFPGYPLRIDPNGNWSLETSIRMAELLGEDLQYYEDPTPGLEGMAELHKRTGLPLATNMVVTDFDEFRRSVALNSVQIVLADHHYWGGLRDTQVLAKMCNTFGLGVSMHSNSHLGISLMAMAHVAAAVPNLDYACDTHYPWQEPDEEVIKGGKLPIVDGCVKITRAPGLGLELDRDQLGKLHDQFLSCGIRQRDDVRQMQRYRPDWKTVKPRF
- a CDS encoding nitrite reductase, translated to MRIGWLAPLLWIGAVQGATVPEPDLALAEQDYQRHCQQCHGVNRIGAAGPALLPQSLSRIKPDEIRQVIANGRPASQMAAFGTVLTPAQIDGLTHYLQRPPAVEPTWSEDDTRRSHRLLADVVALPDKPQHHADPLNLFVVVEAGDHHVDIVDGDRFEVLARFASHFALHGGPKFSPDGRFVYFASRDGWISLYDLHNLTLIAEVRAGLNTRNLAVSKDGRWVLVGNTLPGNVVVLDARDLSLVKTVATVGLNGQASRVSAVYTAPPRDSFIVALKDVKEVWELSTGPNPDFVPRRIEAEDYLDDFSFSPDYRQLLATSRKAQGGQVIDLDTGRIVTDIALPGMPHLGSGTYWKRDGHWVFATPNISKGLISVIDFDTWKVIQQIPTLGPGFFLRSHANSRYAWTDVFFGPDNDAIHLIDKQTLEIAHTLRPMPGKTAAHVEFTRDGRYLLLSIWDTEGALIVYDSDTLKEIKRLPMNKPSGKYNVGNKIEFAEGTSH
- a CDS encoding tautomerase family protein encodes the protein MPFVNVRITRDGVTREQKAQVISEITETLQRVLGKDPHLTHIVIEEVDTDNWGYAGMTTTQYRSLPKE
- a CDS encoding LysR family transcriptional regulator — its product is MKRHFEDLQLGSIELFCLAAEAGSFTAAAQLAGVTPAAVSRSIFRLEERLGSRLFVRTTRSIRLTEAGRTYFEQCRQALTQLVEAQQEMMGAQSVPSGQLRISLPTTYGHHRILPLLPAFRALYPQVSVDLHLSNRNIDFVAEGYDLAIRVRAQPDSSMIARLLEDAKLVVVASPEYLRRAGTPQALADLDDHECIQFELPSSGRRISWLFNVEGKEKEVFGEGGYCCSDDVLGGVTLAKHGAGLFQTYKFIVEQELANGQLVEVLAPFAGRSRPFTLLYPHGRYVPQRVRAFVDFLLQYRQQWAGA
- a CDS encoding nuclear transport factor 2 family protein, encoding MKKATLVIGFLCLFSGYAAAAATSPEQEVAQAVDHLTQAMLHKDIPQLQALAAENLTYGHSSGNIQDKKAFIADIETGKSAFKTLEMKNQKITLSGDVALVRNHFSAQALKGTEVVPTEIENFQIWQKQKDGKWLLIGRQAFRF
- a CDS encoding LysR substrate-binding domain-containing protein — protein: MFELAQLRCFTTVATELNFRRAAERLNMTQPPLSRQIQLLEHHLGVELFTRSTRSVALTAAGRAFFIEAQNLLEQAQQAAVAARRFAQGDIGSVTISFVGSAVYEFLPKVIAEARLKQPQVKIVLAEMNTYQQHEALRARRIDLGIVRSPLLETGYATECLVREPFVLAVPAGHPLASAETVSVQDLDGQPFLMYSHAAYPPFNELLTGMLRSAQVAPQFVQWLGSSLTILALVNAGMGLALVPRCATSVVFKQVVFREIDLGEGVQSELHLVWREDNDNPAFTMLLEGIRGAVREGL